The following proteins come from a genomic window of Pirellula staleyi DSM 6068:
- the ruvB gene encoding Holliday junction branch migration DNA helicase RuvB gives MPREAILSAEIPEPEEDRDLRPQRMADMVGQQEVIERLRIVVDAARKRSDTLGHILFDGPPGLGKTTFANCIPRELNVPLVTSSGPALKAPKDLIPYLTNLEPNSVLFIDEIHRMPKPVEEYLYTAMEDFRLDIVLGEGVNARTINLKLKPFTLIGATTRAGMLSSPLRDRFAVREHLGFYTVDELTEIVRRSAAKLSCNIAGDAAIEIARRSRGTPRIANHRLRWVRDYAEAKSSGQITVAVAQAALAMSGIDILGLDKQDRAYLETILRVFSGGPVGVDSVAHTMNLATDTLSDEVEPFLLRCELIVRSPRGRMLTSKAFEHLKAWGNK, from the coding sequence ATGCCTCGTGAAGCAATTTTATCGGCCGAGATTCCTGAACCCGAGGAAGATCGCGACCTGCGACCGCAGCGGATGGCCGACATGGTGGGGCAGCAGGAAGTGATCGAGCGGCTGCGGATTGTCGTCGACGCCGCTCGTAAGCGAAGCGATACGCTGGGGCATATTCTGTTCGACGGTCCACCGGGACTCGGCAAAACGACCTTTGCCAACTGCATTCCCCGCGAGCTGAACGTGCCGCTGGTGACCAGCAGCGGGCCAGCGCTCAAGGCTCCCAAGGATTTGATTCCTTATCTCACGAATCTCGAGCCCAACAGCGTGCTGTTCATCGACGAGATCCACCGGATGCCCAAGCCGGTCGAAGAATATCTCTATACGGCGATGGAAGATTTTCGGCTCGATATTGTGCTTGGCGAAGGGGTGAACGCCCGCACGATTAACCTGAAGCTGAAGCCGTTTACGCTCATCGGCGCCACCACGCGGGCCGGTATGCTTTCGAGCCCCTTGCGCGATCGGTTTGCGGTTCGCGAGCATTTGGGCTTTTATACGGTCGACGAACTGACGGAAATCGTCCGCCGCAGTGCGGCGAAGCTCAGTTGCAACATCGCCGGCGATGCCGCGATCGAAATTGCCCGCCGCAGCCGCGGCACACCGCGCATCGCCAATCATCGGCTGCGCTGGGTGCGCGACTATGCCGAGGCCAAGTCGAGCGGCCAAATCACGGTCGCTGTGGCACAGGCTGCCTTGGCGATGTCGGGGATCGATATCCTGGGGCTTGATAAGCAAGACCGGGCCTATCTCGAGACGATTCTACGTGTTTTCTCGGGCGGACCGGTCGGCGTCGATTCCGTCGCTCACACCATGAACTTGGCCACCGACACTCTGTCAGACGAAGTCGAGCCGTTTCTCTTGCGCTGCGAACTGATCGTTCGCTCTCCCCGTGGCCGCATGCTCACCAGCAAAGCTTTCGAACATCTGAAAGCTTGGGGCAATAAATAA